The nucleotide sequence GAGTACGTGGAATCGGAGTCGCAGTTAATGTCAGCACATCCAGTTTTTCTCTTTGAGATTTTAATTTCTCTTTAGCTTTAACCCCAAATTTCTGCTCTTCATCAATAATTAAAAGCCCTAGGTTCTTAAACTGCACATCATCGCTCAAAAGCCTGTGAGTTCCAATAACCAAGTCAATGATTCCACTTTTCAGATTTTTTAAAATGTCCTTGGATTTACTTTTCGTAAGCCGTGATAAATTCTCAATCGTAATCGGATAATTTTCAAATCTTCTTTTAAACCGTTCAAAATGCTGTTCTGCAAGCACCGTAGTCGGAGCCACCATAACAACTTGCTTTCCATTGTCAATCGCTTTAAATGCGGCTCTCATCGCAACTTCCGTTTTCCCGTATCCAACATCTCCACAGACAATCCTGTCCATTATTTGTGGACTTTCCATATCCTTTTTCACGTCATTTATTGCATTTTTCTGATCCTCGGTTTCCTCAAATGGAAAATTCGCTTCAAATTCCTCCTGCCACACAGTATCCTTCTGATAGACAAAACCGTTCTGGCTTTGCCGTCTTGCCTGTATTTTGATAAGTTCCGCCGCAAATTTCTGAATATCCTCTTCAATTTTCTTCCTTTTCCGCTTGAATCCACGTGTCCCCAGCCTGAATAACTGTGGCTCTGTATCATTTGACACATATTTTTCCAATCTATCAAGTTTTTCTACAGGAATATACAAAATATCCTCATCGGCATATTTAATTTTCAAATAATCCCGCTCATCCATTGTCTGAATCCCTTTGTAAATTCCAACACCGTATTGAACATGAATTACATAATCACCTTCAATTATCTGATTGATTTTTTTATATTTTATTGCTTTTGTCGTTTTTTTCTTCCGCTCGTAAATATATCCGTCAAGCTCCCTGTCTGTCAACACAATAAAATTATTTTTTCTATTTTTATTATCTAGATTTTCTGAATCGTCATTAAAGATAAATCCTTCAAACAGCTCATATTTTTCAATTGCCAGATTGTTTTTCTTTTCAGTTAGAATTTGTCCAAATTCAGCCATTTTCTTTTCGTAACTATTTGTAAAAATATAAACATCTTCAATTTTTGACAATTTCTCAAGCCTATTTTTATCCCTAAAAGTTTCAATCTGCTCCTGTGAGAAATTTTTAGTCTGCACGAAAATACTTTTTTTCTTCAGATTTTCATACCTTTTTCGATAAGTTTCCTCACGGCTTCTATCCAGCAGGATAAACTCTTCCATTTTATAGTCCAGCAATTCCTCATTTTCAATAACAATTGTTACATCTTCCGCTCTTAATTCATCAATCAACTCAATAAGTTCATAATTATTTCCAGAAAGTAAATTTCCAAAAACTTTTATTTCTTCCATCTTTTCCACAGAAATCTGGCTATCAATGTCAAAAATTCTTATACTTTCCAGTTCATCCCCAAAAAATTCCAGTCTGACAGGATTTTCCAAATCTGGCGGGAAAATATCGAGAATGTCTCCACGTCTGCTATATTGCCCTTTTTTTTCAATCAAATATGAATTTTCATACCCATTTTCCACAAGAAATTCCACAATTTTTGAAAAACTGTATTCTTTCCCAGTTTTAAAGGAAAAAAACTTAACTTTTTCAAAAAATATATCTAAAGTAATCTGTAAATTTACAAATAAAATAAATTTTTCCTGATTTTTTAAAATATCCAGCAGTCTTATATTTATTCCTGTAATATCTTCCTTATTTTGTGAGATGTTTTCAAAAATATCAATTATTTTTTTATCTTCCAGCTTATTTATATTCTCTTTACTATTTTTTTTGCCAGTTTTAGATTTTTCCATTAAAATATCCTTTTGTTTTTCTGACATTTCATAGTAATTTTCCAGCATTGCATGATAATTTTCCAAATTTCTATTGGATGTGGAAATATAAATTATCTTTTTCTTTTCCGAACATAATAAAAACCACGGAATTGCACCGCGGTAAAAATTATTTTCAGATTGTAAAATATCTATTTTTTTATCTTTTAATTTTTCTATTTTATTTAAAAAACTTAAATTAAAGTTCATAAAAAGCCTTCCCTATTTTTATCTGTTGTTATATAATCGCCATATTCCGTATACAACATAAATATAAACAATATATGGCACAAATCCAAACTTATGTAAATATGAAACAGCAAAAGCAAGTAAAACTATAATAATGGCGAAACCAAGCCCCTGTATAATTTCTGCAAACGAAACTGCTTCATCACCAAAAACATTTGGTTTGAATATTGTATTTATTGGCCTTGTGAAGGGATTTAAAATTAATACTGAATAAATAATTGCTTCAGTTTGAATCCCTAGGAACCAAAATATGATTGTGGAAAGTCCAGCCAAAAACCCAAAAAATATTTTTCCAAGTCCATGTTGAGGGGTAGTGAAACTGTCTGTCAGAACGAAAATACCCATAAAGATAATTTCTCCAAGAGTAGTTGATACACTTACATTATGACTCGAAGTAATATAATACCCAAAGAAAATAGTAACAAAGAACGATACTGGTATGTGCCAAGTCATTTTTGTTCTATAAATTAAATAGATTGCCCCAATAACCATTGCAGCTATTGAAAGCTCTCCGATTATCCCTTTATTTATTAAAACTAATGAAGCTAATCCTGAAATATTGTCACTGACAACTCTCATTCCTTCTGCATCAGTCCAAGCTGCCGATTCTGGTGCAAGTACAGCTGGAAAAAATGTAAATACAAATAATTTTCCTAAAATTACTGGATTAAAAATTTTCTTATCAGTCCCTCTATATATGATTTTTCCAAATAGTGTTGCCATTGCCCCTGCAAATGCTGCCACATAAAGTGGTGTAAATGGGGCAAGTACAAATCCTGTCAAGGCTCCTATTGTAATTCCTGAAAAATCCTTTACAGTATCACTATTCTTCTGTACTAA is from Leptotrichia trevisanii DSM 22070 and encodes:
- a CDS encoding RnfABCDGE type electron transport complex subunit D, with translation MFRRKSRELQENITKTNIDILISLIPMLLVAFFVYEVTPVLVILSSVVASEASEMIFSFLVQKNSDTVKDFSGITIGALTGFVLAPFTPLYVAAFAGAMATLFGKIIYRGTDKKIFNPVILGKLFVFTFFPAVLAPESAAWTDAEGMRVVSDNISGLASLVLINKGIIGELSIAAMVIGAIYLIYRTKMTWHIPVSFFVTIFFGYYITSSHNVSVSTTLGEIIFMGIFVLTDSFTTPQHGLGKIFFGFLAGLSTIIFWFLGIQTEAIIYSVLILNPFTRPINTIFKPNVFGDEAVSFAEIIQGLGFAIIIVLLAFAVSYLHKFGFVPYIVYIYVVYGIWRLYNNR
- the mfd gene encoding transcription-repair coupling factor: MNFNLSFLNKIEKLKDKKIDILQSENNFYRGAIPWFLLCSEKKKIIYISTSNRNLENYHAMLENYYEMSEKQKDILMEKSKTGKKNSKENINKLEDKKIIDIFENISQNKEDITGINIRLLDILKNQEKFILFVNLQITLDIFFEKVKFFSFKTGKEYSFSKIVEFLVENGYENSYLIEKKGQYSRRGDILDIFPPDLENPVRLEFFGDELESIRIFDIDSQISVEKMEEIKVFGNLLSGNNYELIELIDELRAEDVTIVIENEELLDYKMEEFILLDRSREETYRKRYENLKKKSIFVQTKNFSQEQIETFRDKNRLEKLSKIEDVYIFTNSYEKKMAEFGQILTEKKNNLAIEKYELFEGFIFNDDSENLDNKNRKNNFIVLTDRELDGYIYERKKKTTKAIKYKKINQIIEGDYVIHVQYGVGIYKGIQTMDERDYLKIKYADEDILYIPVEKLDRLEKYVSNDTEPQLFRLGTRGFKRKRKKIEEDIQKFAAELIKIQARRQSQNGFVYQKDTVWQEEFEANFPFEETEDQKNAINDVKKDMESPQIMDRIVCGDVGYGKTEVAMRAAFKAIDNGKQVVMVAPTTVLAEQHFERFKRRFENYPITIENLSRLTKSKSKDILKNLKSGIIDLVIGTHRLLSDDVQFKNLGLLIIDEEQKFGVKAKEKLKSQREKLDVLTLTATPIPRTLNLAMLGIREISIIDTPPTNRLPIITEVMDWNEETIKMAILRELSRDGQVFYIYNDVKNMKEKLKELKEMLPDFVKIEFINGQLPPKEIKDKLLRFENGQFDILIASTIIENGIDVGNANTILIENFTGLGLSQVYQLKGRVGRSNRQGYCYLLKTRNITKQGRQKEESMLKVEGIKSGGFQISMEDLKIRGAGEILGDKQHGTIETFGYDLYIKMLNEEIRKQKGEFIEKIENVEIILDERGFIPETYIEKDERLNIYKRFAMLETDSELTGLLDEIRDRFGKIPEQMKKFILSIKLKLFAEKYKIQRIFETRNHFELYFLENAQKEQAELNKKIEMRKIVKIVEAVSPKGKNKKEDVIENLVVMKVKKGDFLKIIINQN